The genomic window GCGCGGCCAGGAACAGCACGGCCCGGGCGACGTCCGCGCCGGTTCCGGACCGGCCGGCGGCCAGCGACCCGCGTAGCCGGTTCCACAGCCGGTCGCTGGCCAGGATGTCGCGGCCCATGCCCTCGTCGATGACGCCGGGGGCCACGGCGTTCACGGTGACACCGTCGCCGGCCAGCTCGGCGGCGAGCACCCGGGTCAGCGTCTCCAGGGCCGCCTTGGAGACGCTGTACGCCCCGGCACCGGCTATCGGCCGGCGGCCGAGCAGCGACGACATCGTCACGATCCGCCCCTCGCCGGCCGCCCGCAGCAGCGGCGCCGCGGCCCGCACACAGTTCAGCACGCCGGTCAGGTTGGTGGCGAGCACGTCGTTCCACTGCTCCGGCGGCAACGTCACCAAGGGGCCCGGGTGGTTGATGCCGGCGTTGGCGACCAGGACGTCCAGGCCGCCGTGCCTCTCGTGCACGGTGGACACTAGCGCATCGACCGAGTCCCGGTCGGTGACGTCGACCGGGAACCGGTCACCGGTGTCCGACGCGCCGCGGGCCGCCGACACCACGGTGGCGCCGGCGTCGGCGAGTGTCCGGGCCACGACCGCCCCCAGGCCGGTGGTGCCGCCGGTGACGATCGCGACCTTCCCTTTGAGGATCATGAGAACTCCCTCTCTCGGCGCCGGACCGTGGGTCCGGCCGTAATGGATCCGGCCTTGAGCGCGGACCGGGACGCTTCGCGGGTGTTGTCACACCGATGTGCTGAGCGGACCGCCGTGCAGCCGGACCATGTCGCCCATGACCGGCCGGGACGGCAGGTACGTGCCGGGCGGCTCGCCACGCTCCTCGGCGTACGCCCGGTGCAGGTTCGCCACCAGACGCTCCGCCTCCGGAAGACGGTGAAACGGATGTCCCGCCGCCTGTCGGGCGGCCTCGAGTGGATCGAGGTTCGCGGCGATGCCGCGGGTCGCCTCCCGAAGCAGCCAGCGCAGGTACGCCTCCGTGGCGTCGAGCACCTCCGGCCCACCCACCTCCCCGTGCCCGGAGACCACCAGTCGCGGCCGCAGCGCGCGCAGTTCGGCCAGGGCCCGCAGCGAGCCGCTGACCGAACCCATGAGCACGAACGGTGTCCGGCCCGCGAAGACCACGTCACCGGTGAACAGCACCCGCGATCGGGGCAGCCACACCACCACGTCGTTGGTCGTGTGAGCCGGCCCGACATGGATCAGTTCGACGGCCGGCCCACCGGGGGACAGCGAGAGCCGGTCGCGCATCGTGACGGTCGGCAGGCGCAGATCGATGCCGCCGAAGTCGGCCTCCGGCCACAGGTCTCGCATCGCCAGGCCGGTCCGGGCCATCTCGGCGCGGGCGATCTCGTGCGCGACGATCACCGCTTCCGCGGGGAAGACACAGTTGCCGAACACGTGATCGCCGTGGGCGTGGGTGTTCACCACGATCTGCGGACGGTTCGGGGCCAGCCTGCGTACACAAGCCAGCAGTGCCTCCGCCCGGAGCCGGGTGGCGGCGGTGTCCACCACCACGACCTGCTCACTGCCGACGATGATGCCCGCGTTCCCGACACACCAGCCACCCGGCGGCTGGATGTAGGCGAACACCTCGGGTGCCAGCGGCACGAGCCGGCCGAACGACGTGATGGTCATGTCACCTGCCTCGGGTCGGTGCGGTCCGCGGCCCTCAGTGGGCCCGAACGCGCTCGGTTCCCGCTGGAGGTGGCGTATCGACCGGAGAGGTTTCACGATGCTGATCGATGTCTTCGGCGGTCTGCGGCTGGGAGCCGGTGGTGCCGACGCCGGCCCCAGCGCGCCCAAGCAGCGGCAACTGCTCGGCCTTCTGGTGTTACGGGCGGGCACGACCGTGACGGTGGAGACCTGTGTGCGCGAACTGTGGGACGACCTGCCGCCGCGCAGCTGCGCCACCACGTTGCAGACCTACGTCATGCACCTGCGGCGGGTGCTCGCCCGTGCCGGTGTGCCGGCCGTGGTGGAGACCTGCCGACGGGGATACCGCCTGCTCGCCGATCCGGCGCTGACCGATCTCGGCGTCGTCCGGGAGCTGGCCCGCCAGGGCGACGAGCACGCCGGTGCGGGGCACGCCGCCCGGGCCGCGCGCCGCTGGCGGGAGGCGCTGGCACTGTGGCGGGGGCCGGTGCTGGCGGACGTGCGTACCGGGCCGGTGACCACGGACATCGTCGAGCACCTGCACCAGTGGGGGCTTCTGCTGGTCGACCGGTACCTGGAGGCGGAGCTGCGCTGCGGCCGGCACCGGCAGGTGGTCCCGGCCGCGACGGCGCTCGCCGGGCGCCATCCCCTGCGTGAGCCGATCCACGCCAGCCTGATGGCCGCGTTGCACCGCAGCGGGCGGCAGGCCGACGCGGTGCTCGTCTACCAGCGGCTGGCCGGCGCTCTGCGCCACGAACTCGGGGTCGAACCGTCGGCGGCGGTGCAACGGCTGCATCGTGCCGTGCGGGCCGGTGCCGGACCCTGGCTCGAACCGCCGGAGGAGCACGCGTCCCTCGTCGTCCGGCACCGTCATGTCGTCTCCGCGCCGTCACCCGGCGCATCGTGATCGGGGGTTCCGTCATGCCCGTACCCGTCCAGCGAGATCCCGAACTGACCCGGGCCCGGCTCGCCGGCTGGCTCCGTGACCACCTCGCGGCCCGGGACGTCACCGTCGGGCCGCTGACCGTGCCGGCGACCGCCGGCTTCTCCGCCGAGATTCTGCTCGGTGACGCCACCTGGACGGAGCGCGGGCGTACGCGAACCGTGCCTCTCGCCGTACGCGTCGCGCCGGCCGTCCACCGGATCTTTCCCGACCTGCGCTGGGCGGAACAGGTCGGCATGCAGACGGCATTGGCCCGTGCCGGCGTACCTGTCGCACCGGTGCTCGGGTACGAGCATGATGCCGGTGTCCTCGGCGCACCGTTCGTCGTGATGAGCCGGGTCGCCGGCACGGTGCCCGCGGACCTGCCCTCGTACCACCGTGAAGGTTGGCTCGCCGACGCCTCGCCCGACCGTCGGCGGACGATGTGGCTCGCCGCCCTGACGGCGATGAGCCGGGTGCACCGGCTCGACCCGCAGACGGTGGGCGCCTCCCCGGCGCCCTCCGGTGACCTCGACTTCTATGCCGGTCATCTGGAGTTCTTCGGCGTCTCCGGCGACACCGACGTGCTGGCGGCTCTGGACTGGCTGCGCGCCCACCGGCCCCCCGCGCCGGCGTCGCCGCGCCCGCTGTGGGGCGACGCGCGTCTCGGCAACATCGTCTTCGCCGGCGACCGGCCGGCGGCCCTGCTGGACTGGGAGATGACCGATCTCGGCCGGCCCGAGAGCGACCTGGCCTGGTTCCTGCACATGGACCGGTTCCTCAGCGACGGTGTCGGCGTTCCCCGGCTGCCCGGCCTGCCCCCGCAGACCGAGACCGAGCGGTGGTACGCGGAACTGCTCGGCCGGCCCCTGGAGCACCTGGCCTACCACCAGGTGGAGGCGGCGTTCAAGTTCAGCGTCATCACCGCGCGTGTGGTCCGGCTGCTGGAGCTGACCGGGGTCATGCCGCCGGGGTCCGACTTCCCGTTGCACCGGAACGCGACCGCACTGCTGCGCCGGTGCCTGGCGAATCCGGAGTGGATCTCTCCAGCCCGGGTGTAGCGGGCCTCCACCACCTCCGGCGATGGTCGGCCGGGTGTGCGGGACCGGCCGCGGCCCGCCCGAATGCGAGGGAGCTGGAATGAAGTTCGGTATCAACCTCTTCCCGACCGTCGGCCCGCAGGACAAGCCGGCCGTCCAGTACTTCGAGGAGAGCCTTCGCCTTGCCGAACTCGCCGACGAGTTGGGCTTTCACCACGTCAAGACGGTCGAGCACTACTTCTCCCCGTACGGCGGTTACAGTCCCGACCCGGTCACGTTCCTGGCCGCCGCGGCGGCGCGGACCAGCCGGATCCGCCTGGTCACCGGCGCGGTGCTGCCGGCGTTCACCCACCCGGTGAAACTCGCCGGGAAGCTGGCGATGCTCGACGGCATCTCCGCGGGCCGCCTCGACGTCGGCTTCGGCCGGGCGTTCCTGCCCGACGAGTTCCACGCCTTCGGCATACCGCTGGACGAGAGCCGGGCCCGTTTCGACGAGGGGGTGGCCGCGTGCAAGCTGTTGTGGTCCGGCGAGGACGTGGTGTGGGACGGCCGGTTCCACCGGTTCGGCCCGGTCACCCTGCTGCCCCGCCCGGTCCAGCGGCCGCATCCCCGGATCCTGGTGGCCACGGCCAAGTCGCCGGAGTCCGCCGAGGCGGCCGGCCGCAACGGGTACGGCGTCATGCTCGTCCCGTCGATCAATTCGCGGGAGCAGGTTCAGGACGTCCTGGCGCTGTACCGTAAAGCCGCGTCGTCGGCCGGGTTCGAGCCGGCCGACGAGGACGTGCACATGAGTTACAACGCGTTCGTCGCCGAGGACGCCGACGAGGCCCGGACGCTGGGCCGGCAGTATTCCGAGCAGTCGCACCGGGCGCTCGCGGCGGCGGTCTCCTCCTGGGCGCACACCCGCAGTGCCGACTACCCGGGCTACGAGAAGATCGTCGAGCGGGTCGGCAAGGGAGACTTCGACCGGCAGGTGGCGGAGCGAAAGGCGCTCGTCGGTTCGCCCGGCGAGGTGGTCGCCGCGGTGGAGGCCATCCGCAACTGGTTCGGCGAGGTGACCCTGAGCCTGCAGGTCGTCTCCGGAAACGTGCCGTACGAACACGCGGCCCGTTCCCTGCGACTGTTCGCCGAGCACGTGCTGCCCCGGTTCTGACGGCGCCACCGGTGTCCACGCAGACGGCGGTTCCGGCCGACAGCTATGCCGACGCCCGGCCCGCGCCACGCCCCCTCCGGCGGGCCGCCACCGTCGCCGGCCTGATCGGGCTCCTGGTCGCGCTGGTGAGCATGGTGCGCAACCCGGCCTTCCAGTGGGACGTCGTGGGCCGGTACCTCACCGCCGACATCGTCCTCGACGGGTTGCGCACCACTCTGCTGCTCACCGCCGTCGCCCTCGCCAGTGGCTTCGCCCTCGGCACGCTGCTCGCGGTCATGCGGCTGTCCGGCAGCCGCCTGCTGCGGTCGGTCAGCTGGGGATACACCTGGCTGTTCCGGTCCGTGCCGATCCTGGTGCAACTGCTGTTCTGGTACAACATCTCGCTGCTGTATCCGCGGTTCACCATCGGGCTGCCTTTCGGGCCGGCACTGGTGGACATGCCGACCCGCGGCCTGATCAACGGCCTGGCGGCGGCTGTCATCGGCCTGACCCTGCACGAGGCGGCACATGCCGGCGAGATCGTCCGGGCCGGGCTGTTGTCGGTCGACAGGGCACAGACCGAGGCGGCGCAGGCTCTGGGGCTGTCCCGCACCCGGACCCTGTGGCGGATCGTGCTGCCCCAGGCGATGCGGGCGATCGTGCCTCCCGCCGCCAACCAGGCCGCCGCCTTGCTGAAGGGCACCTCAGTGGTCAGTGTCATCGCCGGACAGGATCTGCTGTTCTCGGTCCAGCTCATCTACAACCGCAACTACCTGGTGATCCCGCTGCTGCTGGTGGCGACCCTCTGGTATCTGTTCTTCACCACCCTGCTGAGTGGGGTCCAGTACCTGCTGGAACGGGCGTTCGCGCGAGGTGACGGGCGAGCCTCGCGGCGCCTGCCGCCGACCGGGGACGACCGATGAGCGCCACCGCCGGGCCGCTGGCGGTGGCCTCCGGCGAACCGGGCCCGATGGTGCGGCTCATCGGGATCAGCAAGAGCTTCGGCGGCGTCACCGTCCTCGACGGCGTGGACCTGAGCGTCGCGGCGGGGACCGTCACCTGTGTGGTCGGGCCGTCCGGTTCCGGCAAGAGCACGCTGCTGCGATGCGTCAACCGGCTGGAACGGCCGGACAGCGGCGCGATCCTCGTGGACGGCCGCCCGGTCGGCCTGGAACGACGTGGCGACCGGGTCGTCGAGGCCTCGCCGCGGGTGCTCGCGCGGCACCGCACCAGCGTGGGAATGGTGTTCCAGGCATTGAACCTGTTCCCGCACCTGACGGTGCTGCAGAACATCGTGGAGTCGCCGGTCGCGGTGCAACGGGTGCGCCGCGACGAGGCCCGGGCCCGGGCGCGGGAACTCCTCGACCGGGTCGGGCTCGCCCACAAGGAACGGGCCTATCCTCGTGAGCTGTCCGGTGGGGAGCAGCAGCGTGTCGCGATCGCGAGGGCGCTCGCCGTACGGCCGAAGGTGATGTTGTTCGACGAACCGACCAGCGCCCTCGACCCGGAACTGATCGGCGAGGTGCTGACCGTCGTGCGCGACCTCGCGGCCGGGGGGATGACCATGCTGATCGTCACCCACGAGTTGCGCTTCGCCGCCGAGGTCGCCGACGAGATCGTCTTCATGGACCAGGGCCGCATCGTCGAGCAGGGGCCGCCCGCCGCGATGCTCGGCCGGCCGCGTCACGAGCGGACCGCCCGGTTCTTCGCCACCATCCAGCAACGTTGAAGGAGTCATCGTGACTGTGTCCCCTCGCCGGCTCCGCTGGCCGGCCGTTCTCGTCGCCACCCTTGTGATGTCCGGGTGCCTGCATTCCGCGCCGGCCGCCGTCACCGGCGCCGAGGCGCCCCGCGACCTCGGCGCCGAGGACGTGGTGTCGGCCGTCCGCGCCGACCCGGCGCTGACCGCACTGCTCCCGGCGGACATCCGGCGGTCCGGGGTGCTGACCGTCGGATCGGCCGTCGGCACCCCGCCGATCGCCTTCCACCCTCAGGACGGCGGCGCCCCGCGCGGCGTCGACATCGACGTGGCCGACGCGGCGGCCCGGAAGCTCGGCCTCGTCGTCGAGCGTGAACAGGTCAGCGGGGCCTCGCTGCTGACCGGGCTGGCGGCCGGCCGGTTCGCCCTCGGCACCGCCAACTTCTCGGTCACCGAGGAACGCAAGAAGGTCCTCGACTTCACCGTCTACCTGACCGACGGGACCGGGATCGTGATCCGGGACGACAGCGACCTCACCGAGGTCACCGGACTGGATCAGCTGTGCGGGCGCACGATCGGCACCGGTGTCGGCACCACCTTCGAGAACGATCTGCGCAGCCGGGAACACCGCTGCACCGATGTCGGCGGCCAGGCCTACCGGATCAGCACCTACAGCGACGCGGCGGCCCATTTCCTGGCACTGCGGGAGGGGCACGTCGACGTGCTGGTCAGCTCCGCCAGCGTGTTGCGGTACGCCGCCGCCCAGCAACCGGGTCTGCGGTTCGCCGGGCAACTGGACCGTCGCGACGTCGGGCTCGCCACCAAGAAGGGCAGCGGGCTGGCCGAGCCGCTGCGCGCCGCCATCGATCAGCTGATCGCGGACGGCACCTATCAGCGGATTCTGGCGAAGTGGCACCTGGAGGAGGCCGGGATCGAGAAGTCGGCGGTCAACCCGGCGGCCGGCTGACCCCTACACCGCCCCGTCCGGCACCTCGTCGATCTCCAGCACCGCACACGTCCAGGAGTACCCGGCACCCACCCCGGCGAGCAGCACCCGCTCGCCGGGGCGCAGTACTCCGGACTCCACC from Actinoplanes derwentensis includes these protein-coding regions:
- a CDS encoding amino acid ABC transporter permease, whose translation is MSTQTAVPADSYADARPAPRPLRRAATVAGLIGLLVALVSMVRNPAFQWDVVGRYLTADIVLDGLRTTLLLTAVALASGFALGTLLAVMRLSGSRLLRSVSWGYTWLFRSVPILVQLLFWYNISLLYPRFTIGLPFGPALVDMPTRGLINGLAAAVIGLTLHEAAHAGEIVRAGLLSVDRAQTEAAQALGLSRTRTLWRIVLPQAMRAIVPPAANQAAALLKGTSVVSVIAGQDLLFSVQLIYNRNYLVIPLLLVATLWYLFFTTLLSGVQYLLERAFARGDGRASRRLPPTGDDR
- a CDS encoding LLM class flavin-dependent oxidoreductase; protein product: MKFGINLFPTVGPQDKPAVQYFEESLRLAELADELGFHHVKTVEHYFSPYGGYSPDPVTFLAAAAARTSRIRLVTGAVLPAFTHPVKLAGKLAMLDGISAGRLDVGFGRAFLPDEFHAFGIPLDESRARFDEGVAACKLLWSGEDVVWDGRFHRFGPVTLLPRPVQRPHPRILVATAKSPESAEAAGRNGYGVMLVPSINSREQVQDVLALYRKAASSAGFEPADEDVHMSYNAFVAEDADEARTLGRQYSEQSHRALAAAVSSWAHTRSADYPGYEKIVERVGKGDFDRQVAERKALVGSPGEVVAAVEAIRNWFGEVTLSLQVVSGNVPYEHAARSLRLFAEHVLPRF
- a CDS encoding ABC transporter substrate-binding protein; this translates as MTVSPRRLRWPAVLVATLVMSGCLHSAPAAVTGAEAPRDLGAEDVVSAVRADPALTALLPADIRRSGVLTVGSAVGTPPIAFHPQDGGAPRGVDIDVADAAARKLGLVVEREQVSGASLLTGLAAGRFALGTANFSVTEERKKVLDFTVYLTDGTGIVIRDDSDLTEVTGLDQLCGRTIGTGVGTTFENDLRSREHRCTDVGGQAYRISTYSDAAAHFLALREGHVDVLVSSASVLRYAAAQQPGLRFAGQLDRRDVGLATKKGSGLAEPLRAAIDQLIADGTYQRILAKWHLEEAGIEKSAVNPAAG
- a CDS encoding SDR family NAD(P)-dependent oxidoreductase, giving the protein MILKGKVAIVTGGTTGLGAVVARTLADAGATVVSAARGASDTGDRFPVDVTDRDSVDALVSTVHERHGGLDVLVANAGINHPGPLVTLPPEQWNDVLATNLTGVLNCVRAAAPLLRAAGEGRIVTMSSLLGRRPIAGAGAYSVSKAALETLTRVLAAELAGDGVTVNAVAPGVIDEGMGRDILASDRLWNRLRGSLAAGRSGTGADVARAVLFLAAPESSYINGHVLNVDGGLNF
- a CDS encoding amino acid ABC transporter ATP-binding protein, with translation MSATAGPLAVASGEPGPMVRLIGISKSFGGVTVLDGVDLSVAAGTVTCVVGPSGSGKSTLLRCVNRLERPDSGAILVDGRPVGLERRGDRVVEASPRVLARHRTSVGMVFQALNLFPHLTVLQNIVESPVAVQRVRRDEARARARELLDRVGLAHKERAYPRELSGGEQQRVAIARALAVRPKVMLFDEPTSALDPELIGEVLTVVRDLAAGGMTMLIVTHELRFAAEVADEIVFMDQGRIVEQGPPAAMLGRPRHERTARFFATIQQR
- a CDS encoding phosphotransferase family protein, with translation MPVPVQRDPELTRARLAGWLRDHLAARDVTVGPLTVPATAGFSAEILLGDATWTERGRTRTVPLAVRVAPAVHRIFPDLRWAEQVGMQTALARAGVPVAPVLGYEHDAGVLGAPFVVMSRVAGTVPADLPSYHREGWLADASPDRRRTMWLAALTAMSRVHRLDPQTVGASPAPSGDLDFYAGHLEFFGVSGDTDVLAALDWLRAHRPPAPASPRPLWGDARLGNIVFAGDRPAALLDWEMTDLGRPESDLAWFLHMDRFLSDGVGVPRLPGLPPQTETERWYAELLGRPLEHLAYHQVEAAFKFSVITARVVRLLELTGVMPPGSDFPLHRNATALLRRCLANPEWISPARV
- a CDS encoding MBL fold metallo-hydrolase — protein: MTITSFGRLVPLAPEVFAYIQPPGGWCVGNAGIIVGSEQVVVVDTAATRLRAEALLACVRRLAPNRPQIVVNTHAHGDHVFGNCVFPAEAVIVAHEIARAEMARTGLAMRDLWPEADFGGIDLRLPTVTMRDRLSLSPGGPAVELIHVGPAHTTNDVVVWLPRSRVLFTGDVVFAGRTPFVLMGSVSGSLRALAELRALRPRLVVSGHGEVGGPEVLDATEAYLRWLLREATRGIAANLDPLEAARQAAGHPFHRLPEAERLVANLHRAYAEERGEPPGTYLPSRPVMGDMVRLHGGPLSTSV
- a CDS encoding AfsR/SARP family transcriptional regulator produces the protein MLIDVFGGLRLGAGGADAGPSAPKQRQLLGLLVLRAGTTVTVETCVRELWDDLPPRSCATTLQTYVMHLRRVLARAGVPAVVETCRRGYRLLADPALTDLGVVRELARQGDEHAGAGHAARAARRWREALALWRGPVLADVRTGPVTTDIVEHLHQWGLLLVDRYLEAELRCGRHRQVVPAATALAGRHPLREPIHASLMAALHRSGRQADAVLVYQRLAGALRHELGVEPSAAVQRLHRAVRAGAGPWLEPPEEHASLVVRHRHVVSAPSPGAS